A part of Pirellulaceae bacterium genomic DNA contains:
- a CDS encoding ABC transporter ATP-binding protein — protein sequence MIELQDFGKDYGDFTAVGSLTLNIAAGEMFGFIGPNGAGKSTTIRYLATLLKASRGSATVNGCSVNDDPMAVRRSIGYMPDDFGVYDGMKVWEFLDFFAVAYKIGRGQRKQIIKDVLELLDLGHKRDDFVNGLSRGMKQRLCLAKTLVHDPPVLILDEPTSGLDPRARIEVKALLKELRRMGKTILISSHILSELADCCTSIGIIERGQLLMAGPIDSVYKQIRKNRHVVIRFNQHVETGVSILRTRSELRNLEATGNRVEAELEASDDQLSDIMQQLFQAGATMHSFHDKEPTLEDVFMMVTKGLVT from the coding sequence ATGATTGAACTGCAAGACTTCGGCAAAGACTACGGTGATTTCACCGCTGTCGGTTCACTGACGCTCAACATCGCTGCCGGCGAGATGTTCGGCTTTATTGGACCCAACGGAGCAGGCAAGAGCACCACCATTCGCTATCTAGCCACACTACTGAAGGCGTCGCGCGGCAGTGCCACCGTCAACGGTTGCAGCGTCAACGACGACCCCATGGCGGTGCGCCGCAGCATCGGCTATATGCCAGATGACTTCGGCGTGTACGACGGCATGAAGGTCTGGGAGTTCCTGGACTTCTTCGCCGTGGCCTACAAGATCGGGCGCGGACAGCGCAAGCAGATCATCAAAGACGTCTTAGAACTGCTGGACCTGGGACACAAGCGCGACGACTTTGTCAACGGACTTTCGCGCGGCATGAAGCAGCGGCTGTGCCTGGCCAAGACACTGGTTCATGATCCTCCAGTGCTGATCCTGGATGAACCGACCAGCGGTCTGGACCCTCGGGCCAGAATTGAGGTCAAGGCGCTGCTAAAAGAGCTGCGCCGCATGGGCAAAACCATCTTGATCAGCTCGCACATCCTGTCCGAGTTGGCCGACTGCTGCACCTCGATCGGCATTATCGAGCGCGGGCAATTGTTGATGGCCGGCCCCATCGACAGTGTCTACAAGCAGATACGCAAGAATCGTCATGTCGTCATTCGTTTTAACCAACACGTTGAAACCGGGGTTTCTATCCTCCGCACGCGATCAGAGCTGCGCAACCTGGAGGCTACTGGCAATCGCGTAGAGGCGGAACTGGAAGCCAGCGACGACCAGTTGAGCGACATTATGCAGCAACTGTTCCAGGCCGGTGCTACCATGCACAGCTTTCACGACAAAGAACCCACGCTGGAAGACGTCTTCATGATGGTCACCAAAGGGCTAGTTACCTAA